The genome window CTTCGGAGGCCGAAACCCAGGTATACTCGAAGCGCCGGTCGTCGATGCCCAGCACGGGCAGAAACTGTTTGAGCACTTCCAGGCGGCGGCGGGCGTAAAAGTTGCCCGCGGCGTAGTGGCAGTCGCGCGGGTGACAGCCGGAAACCAGCACGCCGTCCGCGCCGTTGAGCAGGGCCTTGACGATAAAGAGCGGGTCAATGCGGCCCGAGCAGGGCACGCGGATAATCCGCAGGTCCGTGGGCTGCCCGGCGCGGGCGACCCCGGCCGTGTCGGCGCCGCCGTAGGAGCACCAGTTGCAGAGAAAACCCACAATCCGCAGTTCTTTGCCTTTCAGCACTGGCATAGCGCGTTCACCTCCGCAAGAATCTGGTTGTCGGTGGCGTGTGAGAGCTGGATGGCGCCCTGCGGGCAGGTGGCCGTGCACAGGCCGCAGCCCTGGCAGACAGTCTCAATGACCTGGGCCTTGCCTTCGCCCCGGATTTCCACTTCCTTGATGGCCCCGAAGGGGCAGCAGCGGATGCACTTGCCGCAGTTCACGCAGCGGCGGATGTCCACCTGGGCGATCTGCGGATCGCTCTCCAGTTTGTCGCGGGCGAAGAGCGCCAGCACCTTGGCCGCCGCCGCCGAGCCCTGCGCCACGGAGGCCGGGATGTCCTTGGCCCCCTGGCAGACGCCGGCCAGGAATACGCCGGCGGTATTGGTCTCCACGGGCTTGAGCTTCACATGGCTTTCCATGAAGAAGCCGTAGTGATCGTAGGAGATGCGCAGCTTTTCGGCCAGTTGGGGCGAGCCTTTGCTGGCTTCGATGCCCACGGCCAGAACCACCAGGTCGGCCCTGATCTCCACGGGCTCGCCCAGCAGGGTGTCCACGCCCATGACCACATACTGGCCGTTGCCGTCGGGATAGATGCTTGAAACGCGGCCGCGGATGTATTCCGTGCCGTATTCCTCCATGGCCCGGCGGGTGAACTCGTCGTACATCTTGCCCGGCGCGCGGATGTCCATATAAAAGACGTAAGACTGGGACGTGGGGATGTGGTCCTTGGTCAGCACGGCCTGTTTGGCCGTGTACATGCAGCAGAAGCCCGAGCAGTAGGGACGGCCGATGGACCTGTCGCGCGAGCCCACGCACTGGATGAAGACCACCTTTTGCGGTTCGCGGCCGTCCGAGGGGCGCACGATGTGCCCGCCCGTGGGGCCGGAGGCCGACAAAAGGCGCTCGTACTGGAGCGAGGTGATCACGTCGGGGTATCTGCCGCCGCCGTATTCCTCGTACACGGTCCAGTCCATGAGGTCGTAGCCCGTGGCCGCCACGATGGAACCCACTTCCTCGGTGACGATCTCATCCTGCATGTCGTACTGGATGGCGCCCGTGGGGCAGACCTTGGAGCAGACCCCGCACTTGCCCTTGACGAACTGGCGGCAGTGCGCGGCGTTGATGACCGCCTTCTTGGGGATGGCCTGGGGGAAGGCGATGGTGATGGCCGTGGTGGGGCCGGTGAATTCATTGAAGGCGTCCGGCGTCTTCTTGCTGGGGCATTTTTCGGTGCAGGCCCCGCAGCCGGTGCATTTGCTCCAGTCCACGTAGGCGGCCTTCTTGCGGATCTTCACCGTGAAGTTGCCCACATAGCCCGAGATGTCCTCCACTTCCGAGTAGGCGTAGAGGGTGATGTTGGGGTGCTGGGCCACATCCACCATCTTGGGGCCCAGGATGCAGGCCGAGCAGTCCACGGTGGGGAAGGTCTTGTCCAGCTTGGCCATCTTGCCGCCGATGGTGGCCTCGCGTTCCACCAGCACCACGGGCACGCCGCCGTCGGCGCAGTCCAGCGCGGCCTGGATGCCCGCCACGCCGCCGCCGATGACCAGCACCTTCTTGGTCACGTCAAAGGACTTGGCCACCAGGGGTTTGTCGTTGCGCAGCTTTTCCACGGCCAGGCGCACCAGTTCGGCGGCCTTGTTGGTGTTGGCTTCCTTGTCCTTGCCGATCCAGGAGACGTGCTCGCGGATGTTGGCCATCTCGAACATGTAGCGGTTGAGTCCGGCCCGTTCCACGGTGCGGCGGAAAGTGGGCTCGTGCATGCGGGGCGTACAGGAGGCCACCACCACGCCGTCCAGCTTGTGCTCGTGGATGGCCGCCTCAATGGCGGCCTGGCCCGGCTCGGCGCAGGTGTACATGGGGTCGTCGGCGTAAACCACGTCCGGGAAGCCGCGGGCGATTTCAGCCACTTTCGCGCAGTCCACGGTGCCGCCGATGTTGCTGCCGCAATGGCAGATAAAGACGCCTATTCTCATTATCTGTCTCCTTCGCCGGCCTGCGCGCCGTCAATCTTGCGCAGCAGTTCGTCGGCGCTGACGCGGAGTTTTTCAAGCCCGAGATGCTCGGGCGCGATGCCGAAGGCCAGGCCCATCATCTGCGTGAAGTAAAGCACGGGCATGCGGAAGAAGGCGTCAGCCTCCTTGGCGGCCTGTTTCTGGCGCAGGTCAAGATTCATCTGGCAGAGCGGACAGGCCACCACAATGGCGTCCACGCCCATCTGCGTGGCCAGCTCCAGAATGCGGCCCGAATTGCGCGCGGTCATGGCCCGTTCCGGGATGCCGAAGGACGCGCCGCAGCAGACGGTCTTGAGCGGAAAATCCACCATTTCCGCGCCGCAGGCGGAAAGCAGGCTTTCCATGAGCGTGGGGTTTTCCGGATCGCCGAAGTCCATGATTTCGGGCGGGCGGCTCATCAGACAGCCGTAATAGGCGGCCAGCTTGATGCCTTTGAGGCTCTTTTTCACCTGCGCGGCAATGGCCTCGGCGTCGTAAACCCGGGCGATGCCCTGCATCACCGAGGTGACCTCGGGAAACTGCGCCGCCGGGGTGTCCAGCAATTCGTCCACGCGCGCGCGGAACGCCGGATCTTCCATGCGCTTGGCCGCGTGACGCAGGTTGGAAAGACAGCTGGGACAGGGCGTCAGCACGGTTTCGGCCTGCTGGCGGGCCGCGATGTCCAGGTTGCGCACGCAGAGCGCGGCGGAAAGCTCGGTATCCACGGCGTGGGCCGGGGTGGAACCGCAGCAGTTCCAGCCCGGCAGTTCCTCAAGGTAGAGGCCCAGAGCCGCGCACACGGCCTGAGTGGATTTTTCGTAATCCGCCGAGGAGCCTTTGGCCGAGCAGCCGGGATAGTAGGAAAACTTCATGGCCGCACCCCCTCGCGTTTGGCGCGCTCCTTATAGCGCTGCATGATCCGGGCTACGGCGTCGGCCCCGCCGCCGGGAATGACGTGGGGCTTGAAGCCCAGCTTTTTCTTTTTCAGCGCCTCGGGCGCGAGGTCCAGATCCGTGAACAGGCGCATGGAGCGCATCATGTACAGCGCCATGGTGCCGATTTCGTAGGTGCGGCCGAAGGCGCGCACGGTGTCGAGGAAGGAGAACCAGAATTTTTCCACCTTGGGCACGGTCACCCGGCCTTCCTTGCGGGCCATGTGGCGCAGGGTCTCCATGACCGCCGCCACGTCGATATTGTTGGGGCAGCGCAGGGAACAGGTGGAACAGGACAGGCACATCCAGATGGAGCGCGAATTAAGCACCTCGTCTTTCAGGCCGAGCTGCACGCCGCGCATGATCTGGTTGACCTGCCGGTCGTAGACAAAGCCTGCCGGACAGCCGGCGGTGCAATTGCCGCACTGGTAGCAGGTGGACACGTTTTGGCCGCTTTGCGCCTCCACTTCCGCCGTAAAGGCGGCGTCGCGCATCCGGCTCAGGTTGATGGCGTCGTTCATGACAACTCTCTGGTTAGAAGCTGAAGGACAGGAGCGGATGAAAGTCAAATTTTTTTGTATCTACAGGAGAAGATAGTAAAAATCTAGGTGCTGACGGGAGAAAGTCAAATATAAAATCTTTTCTTTCACAACCTCCTGGTATCACGTGTGTTTTACGCCATACCGCAGGCGGCTCGCAGGCCCAGAAGATAGCTGTTCACGCCGAATCCCGCGATGCTGCCCGCGCAGACCGGGGCCAGCACGGAGTTGTGCCGGAAGGCTTCGCGCGCGTGCACGTTGGACATGTGCACCTCCACCACGGGCACGGCCAGAATGGCCAGAGCGTCCGCGATGGCGTAGCTGTAGTGGGTCCAGGCTCCGGCGTTGATGACCACGGCCTGGATGTCTTCCTCCGGGACGCGGTGGATGCGCTCCACCATCTCCCCTTCGTGGTTGGTCTGAAAGGTGACGAGGCCCGCGCCCAGCTCCCGGGCCAGGTCCGCCAGGGCCGCGTCGATGTCCGTGAGCGTGGCCGTGCCGTAATGGGCCGGATCGCGCTTGCCGAACATGTTCAGATTGACGCCGTGCAGGATCAGAATGTTCATGGTGTATCCGTCGTGTGACTATGCGTCATCGCGCGCCGTAGAGCGCCTTTTCCAGGTTTTGCCGGGCTTCGGGGGGCAGGGACCTGCCGGTCCAGAGCCGGAACTGGGCGTCGCCTTGGCCGAAAAACATGTCCAGGCCCGTGACGCAACGCCGCCCGGCCCGCCGCGCCTCGCGCAGAAAACGGGTTTCCAGCGGATTATACACAATGTCGTAGGCTATGCCGGCCGTATCAGCATAGGCCTTTCCGTCGGCCGCGTTTGTCGTGTCCGCGACATGGGCGGTGGCGGACAGGCTGAAGTCGTAGGGGCTTTCGCCCTCATGCTTGCCGCGCATGCCCAGAGGCGTGGTGTTGATGATCAGCCCGGCGGGCACGTCGTGGCGCTGCTCCCAGGGCACGGGCGTAAAACCGAAGCGTTCGGCCAGGGGCAGATGACTGCGGTTGGAAGGCGTGGTCACAAAGACCTTGCGGCAGCGCCGCAGGCGCAGTCCGGCGGCCACGGCGTGGGCGGCGCCGCCCGCGCCCAGCAGCAGGGCGTCCGTGTTTTCCAGGGGCGCGTCCGCCAGGGGCGTCAGAAAGCCGCTCACGTCGGTATTGTCGCCGCAGAGGGTTTGGCCGTCCCAATAGATGGTGTTGGCCGCCCCGGCCAGTTCCGCCTGCTCGCTGATCCGGTCCAGCAGGGGCAGCAGGGCCATTTTGTGCGGTATGGTCACCGAACAGCCCCGGATGCCCAGCAGGCGCACGCTGTCCACAAAGGCGGGCAGGCGTTCCGGCGGCACTTCCCAGCGTAGATAGACCGCCGGAATGTCCAGGGTCTGAAAGCCGGTGTTGTGCAGCAGGGGGGAAAGGCTCTGGGCCAGAGGCCAGCCGGTCACGCCGTAGAGGTCGGCGGGCAGAAAGAGTTTCGGCGCATAGCGCGGTATGGAGTGCATTTGTTCACGATAGCCCATCGCGCTTTTGCGGGCAAGAAGGCTCCAGACGCGCAAGCCGGGGCGGGCGCGGCTGATTTCAGTTTTGCCGGTCTGTTATTTGTCGTGATTATCCGTCCCAGCCTGTTAGGCGCCGGCGGCGTCATCCGGCGCTGTTTGCTGCTCACGTGCCTGAGTACATCTCTGCTCTCGATGCCCGTAAGTCGCCAACGGCACAGCCCTTGGGCCGCCTTCCGCTCGGTCTCCGCGCAAAAAGCGCCATTTTTTTTGCCCGCGCCGGAAAATCTTGCTTCAGCCGTTGCGACGCAGGAGCTTTAGCCGTAGGTGAGCTTGTGAGCCGTACGGATAAAGACAGCAATTGGTTACGCGAAATTATGTCCAGGGAAGTCACTGTCGCTGTCCGTAGCGATGCTGTTTTGTTCCGTAACAAGGCTTCGCCGTGAACGGCTCAAACAAGCCGCCGGCGCGACAACGGCCGGCGCAGTATTCTCCCGACATCAGCCGTCCGCCTGGGCTTCGTTACGGCGGAGAAAAGTGGCTTTGCCCTTTTTTGTCCGTCTCTCGAGCTACCGGGTCAATAAAATAAGATTTTTCGATACGCCTGCCCTGGGGCGCGCAGATCGGGACAGCGGCAAAATATGCCGGGGCGGCCCACGGCGTTGCCGAAGGCGGCAGCGGCGTGTATCGTGGCAGAGTCGCCCGCGCCCGCGCGCCGCTGGGACATAGTTAGCCGGAGGTGAGTATGGGGTTCTTTACCGCCGTCAAAGTCTGCCTGACCACAAAATACGCCGATTTCCAGAGCCGGGCCGGCCGTTCCGAATTCTGGTGGTTTCTGCTCTTCTGCGTGCTGGTCGAGGGAGCTTTCCGGCTGGCTTTGTTTCTCGGCAGGGATTCGTGGGGGTGCGCATTTGCTCTCCGTCTGGCGCATGCCCCGGTATTCCTTCTTTTACTGCTGCCCGCCTGGGGCGCGCAGATCCGCCGTCTGCATGATACGGGCCGCAGCGGAGCCTGGTTTTGGGGGATGCTCATCTCTTCGGCCGTCGGCGGGGCGGCGTTCTGGCTGGTCTGGATGTTCTGGACGGGAATCCCGTTGCGCGCGGGTTTTCTGCTGAATCTCGAGCTTCCGCGTTTGCTGCTGATCGTGGTGCAAAACGCCGCAAAACAGGCGCAGATCTTTTTTCAAACTCCTCTGGACGCCCTCTGGGGGCTCTATGGCGTCGATCCGCACCGGTTCAATTTTCATCCTGAGTTGGCACGGCTGGCCGTGAGCCTGCCGGCCGTAATCGGCCTGGGAGTCTGCCTGATGCGCAAGGGCACAAACGCCGCCAACCGTTACGGACCGGCGCCGGGCGCGCCGGATTCCGCGGGCGCGCCCGCGCCCCGCGCGGGCATGGACTTTCCCACGGCGCTCAAAAGCTGCGTGCTGCGCAACTACGTCGGCTTTCGCGGTCGCGCCTGTCGCGCCGAATACTGGTATTTCGCCCTGGGCCAGCTTATTTTCGTCTCTCTGTGCTTTTCACTGTACACGCCGCCGCGCGTTTTCCGCCTGCTGGCAAGCAAAAACCCGGACCTCTTTTCCTCCCCGTTCATGGTCTTTTTGCGTTTTGCCGCCGACCAGCCTTTTCTGCTGGCGGGCATCGCGCTGCTGCCCCTGTTGCTGCCGGGCCTGGCAGTCCTGGTGCGCCGTCTGCATGATGCCGGTCACAGCGGCGGCTGGGTGGCGGGCTATGCGCTCGTGCAGTTCTTTTCCGGCTTTGCGGCGGAACATAGCCTGATGCGCGGTGATCCCGGCATCCCGCTTTTTTTGCTGCTGGTGAACTGCGTGTATACTTTGGTCCTGCTCCGGATGACCTTGCAACGGGGCGTGCGGGGGGCCAACCTTTACGGGCCGGACCCTCTCGCGGCCGCCGGAGAAACGGCGCAGCCGGCGTCCGGAATTCCCGGCACGGCGTGAAAGTTCGCGCGGACGGCGATGTAATAAGGGCTGAGCCTAGCGCTTCAGCTCCATGGCCTTCTGGAGCATCTGGTCCGCCGTGGTCACCACCTTGCTGTTGGACTGGAAACCGCGCTGGGTGATGATCATGTTGACCATTTCCGTGGCCATATCCACGTTGGATTCTTCAATATTATAGGCGTTCACGGCGCCGTAGTTTTCAGTGCCGGCCACGCCCATGTCCATCTGGCCGGCGTCGTCCGTGGCGGAAAAAAGATTGCCGCCCTCGCGGCGCAGGCCGTCCTCACTGGTGAAGCGGCAGATCGGAATCTGCCAGAGGTTCTGATCCTGGCTGTTGGAATAGCGGCCCACCACCGTGCCGTCGGTTCCGATGCTGATGGCGCTCAGAACGCCTTCGGCATAGCCGTCCTGCTTGTAGGCGCCGGTGGGCGAGGAACTGTTGTAGGCCGTGGTGGCGTCTTTAGCGCGCACGGCGTCCGCCCCCATGGAGGGCAGCTTGCTCTGGTCCGTGCCCACATCCGCCGCCGAAGCCGGAGCGTTCTGCCAGCCTCCGGCGGCGCTGACGCCGAAGTTCACGGCCATGGTCGCGCCGTCCAGGGTAAGCTGGGGCAGGCCGTCCTTCAGTTCGGCGGGTTGCCAGTCGGCCAGATTTTTGCTGCCTTCCACTGTGGGCGTGAAAGCGGACATGCCCGTCAGGCGGCCCGAAGCGTCGAATTGCAGCACGCCGCTCATCAACAGGCCGTCGCCCGGCGAAGGCGGGATGACGTTGCCGTCCGCATCGGTCTTGCCCGCGGCGGAAGCCCCGGCGGCGATGAGAAATTCGATCATGGAACCTGACGTGCTGTCGGGCGCGCCGTCGAAATAGGCCGTGACCGTACGCGCGTTGCCTTCGGCGTCATAGAGGGTCATGCCCTGGGCGTAACTGTATGAACCGCTGGAAAGCGGCTTGGCGGCCGTGGCATTGTAGAGGCCCAGCAGGCCGAAATAGGGGTTGTCCGCGTTTACGGCATTGTCCTGGCCCGAGTTCAGATTCATGGTCAGGTCCACCCGTGCCGTTCCCTTGCCCGGCATGGTGCCGAATTTGTCGATCTTGACTTCCTGCAGGTCGCCCAGGCTGCCGTCCTCATTATACTTGTAGCCGTTGAGGGCTAGGCCAGTGGGGGTGCGCCAGACGCCCTCATTGTCCGGACGGAAGTCGCCCGCCCGGGTGTAGTAGAGGCTCACGCCGTCAGTCACCTGGAAAAAGCCCTTGCCGTTGATGGCCATGTCCGTGACCGTATTGCTGGACTCCATGGGCCCCTGCTTGAAAATGGTGCGCACCGAGTCCACCTGTACGCCCTTGCCGGTCTGGCCCAGGGCCACGCGTGAGTTCTCCTGGTTGTTCCACCATTCGCCCATACCGGCCTGGCTCGTGGAGATCAGGTCGGAGAACAGGATGCCCTGCTGCTTATAGCCGATGGTGCTGACATTGGCCAGATTGTTGCTGGTCACCTGCATGCCCTGGCTCAGGCCCTTCATGCCGGTGGCGCCGATGTACAGTGCCGAGTTCACGCTGCTGCCTCCTGGAACGGGTTAACTTTAAGAATTGGCACTCTTAAAGTTACCTTGCCCGTAAAAAACGGGCGAAGAGGAAAAATCTTCCTCCCCGCCCCCTATGAAGCAGTATCCGTGCCAACGACACAGGGGCGGCCTCTCAAAAGCGTCTTTTGCCCCCTGGACTGTGTCAGAAGCCGTTCGCGGCCCGGGTCTGTACCGGAAGAGTGCTATCCCCGGCCCGCGAACGGCTTTTTTCTTGCCAGGAAACAAAATTCATCTTAGAGACAGCCCCTGGCGTTTGCGCGCTGTCTATTTTTCCAGGGGCAGACCGGCTTTTTCCCAGGCCTCAATACCCTGGTTCATGTGCAGGATGTTTTTGACCCCGACCTGTTCCAGCGCCTCGGCGGCTCCGGCGGAGCGCTGCCCCGTGCGGCAGTAGAGCAGCACAGGATGATCCTTGGGCAGGGCCGCCGCGTCCAGATCGAAACGGCCGCCGAAGAAGTCCATATTGCGCGCGCCGGGCAGGTGTCCCTGCCGGAATTCGCCGGGCGTGCGCACGTCCAGAATCAACAGTCCCGCGGGCGGGGACTGGAGCAGAGCCGCCGCTTCCCGCGCGCTGATGTCCTTGGCCTGGGCCGCGCACGGCCAGGCATAAAGCAGGGCGCAGAACACGGCGCAGAACACGGCGCGGACCAACGGACGCCGGGCCGCCGGGATGCGGCGCGCAACGGCGGCGACGAGAGACGGGAAAGGATGCCGAATCATGCCCGCTTCCTTATTTGACGGCCGCGCGGGCTTTGGCAAAGCCGTCGGCGGCGTTGCGGATCACGCTTTCGTCCACGCAGAACGCCAGGCGGAAATAGCCGGGGCAGCCGAAGCCCGAGCCGGGCACGGCCAGCACGCGTTCCTCCAGCAGCTGGTTCACAAAGGCCACGTCATCGCCGCCCGGGGCCTTGGGGAAGAAGTAGAACGCGCCCGCGGGCATCTGGAAATCATAGCCCGCCTCGCGCAGCACTTCGGCCATGGCCTTGCGCCGGGCCGCGTACACGGAGAGGTCCACCTGGCTGCCCAGGGCTTTGGCCATGATGTGCTGGCCGATGACCGGCGGATTGACAAAACCCAGAATGCGGTTGGTCAGGGTCAGACCGGCCATGAGCTCGGCTTTTTCCGGCAGCCGGGGCGAGAGGGCCACATAGCCCACCCGCTCGCCGGGCAGGGAGAGGTTTTTGGAAAAGGAGCTGATGGCCACGGCATAGGGATAGAGGGGCAGCACCGAGGGCACTTCCGCGCCGTCGTACGCCAGGAAGCGGTAAGGCTCGTCAGCCACCAGCCAGATGGGCCGCCCGTATTCCTGGCTTTTGTTTTCCAGAAGGTCGGCAAGCGCGATGAGTTCCTTGCGGCTGTAGATCACGCCCGTGGGATTGTGCGGGGAGTTGATCAGCACCACACGCGTCTTTTTGCTGATGGCCTCCTCCAGCGCCTTGAGATCCGGGGCAAAGGTGTCCTTCCGGCTCATGA of Desulfovibrio porci contains these proteins:
- a CDS encoding CoB--CoM heterodisulfide reductase iron-sulfur subunit A family protein produces the protein MRIGVFICHCGSNIGGTVDCAKVAEIARGFPDVVYADDPMYTCAEPGQAAIEAAIHEHKLDGVVVASCTPRMHEPTFRRTVERAGLNRYMFEMANIREHVSWIGKDKEANTNKAAELVRLAVEKLRNDKPLVAKSFDVTKKVLVIGGGVAGIQAALDCADGGVPVVLVEREATIGGKMAKLDKTFPTVDCSACILGPKMVDVAQHPNITLYAYSEVEDISGYVGNFTVKIRKKAAYVDWSKCTGCGACTEKCPSKKTPDAFNEFTGPTTAITIAFPQAIPKKAVINAAHCRQFVKGKCGVCSKVCPTGAIQYDMQDEIVTEEVGSIVAATGYDLMDWTVYEEYGGGRYPDVITSLQYERLLSASGPTGGHIVRPSDGREPQKVVFIQCVGSRDRSIGRPYCSGFCCMYTAKQAVLTKDHIPTSQSYVFYMDIRAPGKMYDEFTRRAMEEYGTEYIRGRVSSIYPDGNGQYVVMGVDTLLGEPVEIRADLVVLAVGIEASKGSPQLAEKLRISYDHYGFFMESHVKLKPVETNTAGVFLAGVCQGAKDIPASVAQGSAAAAKVLALFARDKLESDPQIAQVDIRRCVNCGKCIRCCPFGAIKEVEIRGEGKAQVIETVCQGCGLCTATCPQGAIQLSHATDNQILAEVNALCQC
- a CDS encoding CoB--CoM heterodisulfide reductase iron-sulfur subunit B family protein, whose product is MKFSYYPGCSAKGSSADYEKSTQAVCAALGLYLEELPGWNCCGSTPAHAVDTELSAALCVRNLDIAARQQAETVLTPCPSCLSNLRHAAKRMEDPAFRARVDELLDTPAAQFPEVTSVMQGIARVYDAEAIAAQVKKSLKGIKLAAYYGCLMSRPPEIMDFGDPENPTLMESLLSACGAEMVDFPLKTVCCGASFGIPERAMTARNSGRILELATQMGVDAIVVACPLCQMNLDLRQKQAAKEADAFFRMPVLYFTQMMGLAFGIAPEHLGLEKLRVSADELLRKIDGAQAGEGDR
- a CDS encoding 4Fe-4S dicluster domain-containing protein produces the protein MNDAINLSRMRDAAFTAEVEAQSGQNVSTCYQCGNCTAGCPAGFVYDRQVNQIMRGVQLGLKDEVLNSRSIWMCLSCSTCSLRCPNNIDVAAVMETLRHMARKEGRVTVPKVEKFWFSFLDTVRAFGRTYEIGTMALYMMRSMRLFTDLDLAPEALKKKKLGFKPHVIPGGGADAVARIMQRYKERAKREGVRP
- the aroQ gene encoding type II 3-dehydroquinate dehydratase, with amino-acid sequence MNILILHGVNLNMFGKRDPAHYGTATLTDIDAALADLARELGAGLVTFQTNHEGEMVERIHRVPEEDIQAVVINAGAWTHYSYAIADALAILAVPVVEVHMSNVHAREAFRHNSVLAPVCAGSIAGFGVNSYLLGLRAACGMA
- a CDS encoding shikimate dehydrogenase family protein — encoded protein: MHSIPRYAPKLFLPADLYGVTGWPLAQSLSPLLHNTGFQTLDIPAVYLRWEVPPERLPAFVDSVRLLGIRGCSVTIPHKMALLPLLDRISEQAELAGAANTIYWDGQTLCGDNTDVSGFLTPLADAPLENTDALLLGAGGAAHAVAAGLRLRRCRKVFVTTPSNRSHLPLAERFGFTPVPWEQRHDVPAGLIINTTPLGMRGKHEGESPYDFSLSATAHVADTTNAADGKAYADTAGIAYDIVYNPLETRFLREARRAGRRCVTGLDMFFGQGDAQFRLWTGRSLPPEARQNLEKALYGAR
- a CDS encoding DUF805 domain-containing protein, which gives rise to MGFFTAVKVCLTTKYADFQSRAGRSEFWWFLLFCVLVEGAFRLALFLGRDSWGCAFALRLAHAPVFLLLLLPAWGAQIRRLHDTGRSGAWFWGMLISSAVGGAAFWLVWMFWTGIPLRAGFLLNLELPRLLLIVVQNAAKQAQIFFQTPLDALWGLYGVDPHRFNFHPELARLAVSLPAVIGLGVCLMRKGTNAANRYGPAPGAPDSAGAPAPRAGMDFPTALKSCVLRNYVGFRGRACRAEYWYFALGQLIFVSLCFSLYTPPRVFRLLASKNPDLFSSPFMVFLRFAADQPFLLAGIALLPLLLPGLAVLVRRLHDAGHSGGWVAGYALVQFFSGFAAEHSLMRGDPGIPLFLLLVNCVYTLVLLRMTLQRGVRGANLYGPDPLAAAGETAQPASGIPGTA
- a CDS encoding flagellar hook protein FlgE; this encodes MNSALYIGATGMKGLSQGMQVTSNNLANVSTIGYKQQGILFSDLISTSQAGMGEWWNNQENSRVALGQTGKGVQVDSVRTIFKQGPMESSNTVTDMAINGKGFFQVTDGVSLYYTRAGDFRPDNEGVWRTPTGLALNGYKYNEDGSLGDLQEVKIDKFGTMPGKGTARVDLTMNLNSGQDNAVNADNPYFGLLGLYNATAAKPLSSGSYSYAQGMTLYDAEGNARTVTAYFDGAPDSTSGSMIEFLIAAGASAAGKTDADGNVIPPSPGDGLLMSGVLQFDASGRLTGMSAFTPTVEGSKNLADWQPAELKDGLPQLTLDGATMAVNFGVSAAGGWQNAPASAADVGTDQSKLPSMGADAVRAKDATTAYNSSSPTGAYKQDGYAEGVLSAISIGTDGTVVGRYSNSQDQNLWQIPICRFTSEDGLRREGGNLFSATDDAGQMDMGVAGTENYGAVNAYNIEESNVDMATEMVNMIITQRGFQSNSKVVTTADQMLQKAMELKR
- a CDS encoding rhodanese-like domain-containing protein, with amino-acid sequence MIRHPFPSLVAAVARRIPAARRPLVRAVFCAVFCALLYAWPCAAQAKDISAREAAALLQSPPAGLLILDVRTPGEFRQGHLPGARNMDFFGGRFDLDAAALPKDHPVLLYCRTGQRSAGAAEALEQVGVKNILHMNQGIEAWEKAGLPLEK
- a CDS encoding pyridoxal phosphate-dependent aminotransferase is translated as MSILADSVTGYLGNASWIRRMFEAGGQLKARFGAENVYDFSLGNPDLPAPPAVAEGLRDFAEHAGEPFAFGYMPNGGFPWLREKLAAHLSTEQGVKLTADDVLLSCGAAGGLNAFLRAVLNPGEEMISFAPYFVEYGFYVANHGGTFKAVMSRKDTFAPDLKALEEAISKKTRVVLINSPHNPTGVIYSRKELIALADLLENKSQEYGRPIWLVADEPYRFLAYDGAEVPSVLPLYPYAVAISSFSKNLSLPGERVGYVALSPRLPEKAELMAGLTLTNRILGFVNPPVIGQHIMAKALGSQVDLSVYAARRKAMAEVLREAGYDFQMPAGAFYFFPKAPGGDDVAFVNQLLEERVLAVPGSGFGCPGYFRLAFCVDESVIRNAADGFAKARAAVK